The Thermus brockianus genome window below encodes:
- the bcp gene encoding thioredoxin-dependent thiol peroxidase → MPAMEGTLAPDFALPDQEGRIHRLSDYRGQWVVLYFYPKDDTPGCTKEACGFRDHMGSLQALGAVVLGVSADDVESHKRFAEKYGLNFPLLADPERQAIALYGAWGKKNLYGKEVEGVLRQTFLIDPEGRVAKVWRKVSPEGHALEVAEALKALRGS, encoded by the coding sequence ATGCCCGCCATGGAAGGCACCCTAGCCCCCGATTTCGCCCTTCCCGACCAGGAGGGCCGCATCCACCGCCTTTCCGATTACCGCGGCCAGTGGGTGGTCCTCTACTTCTACCCCAAGGACGACACCCCGGGGTGCACCAAGGAGGCCTGCGGCTTCCGCGACCACATGGGAAGCCTGCAGGCCCTGGGGGCGGTGGTCCTCGGGGTCTCCGCCGACGACGTGGAAAGCCACAAGCGCTTCGCCGAGAAGTACGGCCTCAACTTTCCCCTCCTCGCCGACCCCGAGCGCCAGGCTATTGCCCTTTACGGGGCCTGGGGGAAGAAGAACCTCTACGGCAAGGAGGTGGAAGGGGTCTTGCGCCAGACCTTCCTCATTGACCCCGAGGGGAGGGTCGCCAAGGTGTGGCGCAAGGTTTCCCCCGAGGGGCACGCCCTCGAGGTGGCGGAGGCCCTGAAGGCCCTAAGGGGAAGCTGA
- a CDS encoding adenosine-specific kinase, whose product MELKLIPIEKPDNLNVILGQAHFIKTVEDLHEALVTAVPGIQFGLAFSEASGKRLIRRSGTNEGLVELAVKNLLNLAAGHTFLIVLGEGFFPINVLHAVKACPEVVRIFAATANPLKVVVAEEGEQRAILGVMDGFKPLGVEDEAEVAWRKDLLRRFGYKL is encoded by the coding sequence ATGGAGCTCAAGCTCATCCCCATTGAAAAGCCGGACAACCTGAACGTGATCCTGGGCCAGGCCCACTTCATCAAGACCGTGGAGGACCTGCACGAGGCCTTGGTGACCGCCGTGCCCGGCATCCAGTTCGGCCTCGCCTTCTCCGAGGCGAGCGGCAAGCGCCTCATCCGCCGTTCGGGCACGAACGAGGGCTTGGTGGAGCTGGCGGTGAAAAACCTCCTGAACCTGGCGGCGGGGCACACCTTCCTCATCGTCCTGGGGGAGGGGTTTTTCCCCATCAACGTCCTCCATGCGGTGAAGGCCTGCCCCGAGGTGGTGCGCATCTTCGCCGCCACCGCCAACCCCCTCAAGGTGGTGGTGGCGGAGGAAGGGGAGCAGCGGGCCATCCTGGGGGTGATGGACGGGTTTAAGCCCCTCGGGGTGGAGGACGAGGCCGAGGTGGCCTGGCGCAAGGACCTCCTCCGCCGCTTCGGCTACAAGCTATAA
- the thyX gene encoding FAD-dependent thymidylate synthase: protein MEGDAIPVLDKGFVRLVDVMGDDRAIVQAARVSYGEGTRTVREDAALIDYLMRHRHTSPFEMVEFKFHVKAPLFVVRQWFRHRTASVNEISGRYSVLKDEFYEPNAFRRQAKRNKQGSEGELADEEALALLREAEREAYRVYEKLLEKGVAREMARLVLPLNLYTEFYWKQDLHNLFHFLKLRLSPDAQWEIREYAKAIAEIVKAHVPLAWASFEEHVLHGATLSRTELKALEGLLTPELYEKALGALGLSGSRLKEALEKIFGPKA, encoded by the coding sequence ATGGAAGGGGACGCCATCCCCGTGTTGGACAAAGGCTTCGTGCGCCTGGTGGACGTCATGGGGGACGACCGGGCCATCGTCCAGGCGGCCCGGGTTTCCTACGGGGAGGGGACCAGGACGGTGCGGGAGGACGCCGCCCTCATTGACTACCTCATGCGCCACCGGCACACGAGCCCCTTTGAGATGGTGGAGTTCAAGTTCCACGTCAAGGCCCCCCTTTTCGTGGTGCGCCAGTGGTTCCGCCACCGCACGGCGAGCGTCAACGAGATCTCCGGGCGCTACTCGGTCCTTAAGGACGAGTTCTACGAGCCAAACGCCTTCCGCCGCCAGGCCAAAAGGAACAAGCAGGGCTCGGAAGGGGAACTCGCCGACGAGGAGGCCCTGGCCCTCCTCCGGGAAGCGGAACGGGAAGCCTACCGGGTCTACGAGAAGCTCTTGGAAAAGGGGGTGGCCCGGGAGATGGCCCGCCTGGTCCTCCCCCTCAACCTCTACACGGAGTTCTACTGGAAGCAGGACCTCCACAACCTCTTCCACTTCCTCAAGCTCCGCCTAAGCCCCGACGCCCAGTGGGAGATCCGGGAGTACGCCAAGGCCATCGCCGAGATCGTCAAGGCCCATGTGCCCCTGGCCTGGGCCTCCTTTGAGGAGCACGTCCTCCACGGGGCGACCCTCTCCCGCACCGAGCTCAAGGCCCTGGAGGGGCTCCTGACCCCGGAGCTTTACGAGAAGGCCCTCGGGGCCTTGGGCCTTTCCGGTTCCCGGCTCAAGGAGGCTTTGGAAAAGATTTTCGGCCCTAAGGCTTAG
- the ligA gene encoding NAD-dependent DNA ligase LigA has protein sequence MTLEEARRRINELRDLIRYHNYRYYVLADPEISDAEYDRLLRELKELEERFPELKSPDSPTEQVGARPLEATFRPVRHPSRMYSLDNAFNHEELQAFEERIERALGRKGPFVYTVEHKVDGLSVNLYYEEGVLVWGATRGDGEVGEEVTQNLLTIPTLPRRLKGVPERLEVRGEVYMPIEAFLRLNEELEEAGEKVFKNPRNAAAGSLRQKDPRITAKRGLRATFYALGLGLEESGVKTQYDLLLWLKEKGFPVEHGFARAVGADGVERVYQDWLRERRALPFEADGVVVKLDELALWRELGYTARAPRYAIAYKFPAEEKETRLLEVVFQVGRTGRVTPVGILEPVFIEGSEVSRVTLHNESYIEELDIRIGDHVLVHKAGGVIPEVLRVLKEKRTGAERPILWPESCPECGHRLVKEGKVHRCPNPLCPAKRFEAIRHYASRKAMDIQGLGEKLIEKLLEKGLIQDVADLYRLRKEDLVGLERMGEKSAENLLRQIEESKHRGLERLLYALGLPGVGEVLARNLAARFGTMDRLLEATLEELLEVEEVGELTARGIWETLQDPAFRHLVRRLKEAGVEMEAKERGGEALKGLTFVITGELSRPREEVKALLRRLGAKVTDSVSRKTSYVVVGENPGSKLEKARALGVPTLTEEELFRLIAETTGQAPEALLAKP, from the coding sequence ATGACCTTGGAGGAAGCGAGGAGGCGGATCAACGAGCTTCGGGACCTCATCCGCTACCACAACTACCGCTACTATGTCCTAGCGGACCCCGAGATTTCCGACGCCGAGTACGACCGGCTTCTTCGGGAACTCAAGGAGCTGGAGGAGCGCTTTCCCGAGCTCAAAAGCCCCGACTCCCCCACGGAGCAGGTGGGGGCGAGGCCCCTCGAGGCCACCTTCCGCCCCGTCCGCCACCCAAGCCGCATGTACTCCCTGGACAACGCCTTCAACCATGAGGAGCTGCAAGCCTTTGAGGAGCGGATAGAGCGCGCCTTAGGCCGCAAGGGGCCTTTTGTGTACACCGTGGAGCACAAGGTGGACGGGCTTTCCGTGAACCTCTACTACGAGGAGGGGGTCTTGGTCTGGGGCGCCACCCGGGGGGATGGGGAGGTAGGGGAGGAGGTGACGCAGAACCTCCTCACCATCCCCACCCTTCCCCGAAGGCTTAAGGGGGTGCCGGAGCGCCTGGAGGTGCGGGGGGAGGTCTACATGCCCATAGAGGCCTTCCTTCGCCTCAACGAGGAGTTGGAGGAGGCGGGGGAGAAGGTGTTCAAGAACCCCCGGAACGCCGCCGCCGGCTCCTTGCGGCAGAAGGACCCCCGCATCACCGCCAAGCGGGGCCTGAGGGCCACCTTTTACGCCCTGGGGCTGGGTTTGGAGGAAAGCGGCGTAAAGACCCAGTACGACCTCCTCCTGTGGCTTAAGGAGAAGGGCTTCCCCGTGGAGCACGGCTTCGCCCGGGCCGTGGGCGCAGATGGGGTGGAGCGGGTCTACCAGGACTGGCTCAGGGAGAGGCGCGCCCTTCCCTTTGAGGCGGACGGGGTGGTGGTGAAACTGGACGAGCTCGCCCTTTGGCGGGAACTGGGCTACACCGCCCGCGCCCCCCGCTACGCCATCGCCTACAAGTTCCCGGCGGAGGAGAAGGAAACGCGGCTTCTGGAGGTGGTCTTCCAGGTGGGGCGCACGGGGCGGGTGACCCCGGTGGGCATCCTGGAACCCGTCTTTATTGAGGGGAGTGAGGTCTCCCGGGTCACCTTGCACAACGAGAGCTACATAGAGGAGTTGGACATCCGCATCGGGGACCACGTCCTGGTCCACAAGGCGGGAGGGGTCATCCCCGAGGTCCTGAGGGTTCTCAAGGAGAAGCGGACCGGGGCGGAAAGGCCCATCCTTTGGCCGGAAAGCTGCCCGGAGTGCGGCCACCGTTTGGTGAAGGAGGGCAAGGTCCACCGCTGTCCCAACCCCTTGTGCCCCGCCAAGCGCTTTGAGGCCATCCGACACTACGCCTCCCGCAAGGCCATGGACATCCAGGGCCTGGGGGAAAAGCTCATTGAAAAGCTTTTGGAAAAGGGGCTTATCCAGGACGTGGCCGACCTTTACCGCCTCAGGAAGGAAGATCTGGTGGGCTTAGAGCGCATGGGGGAGAAGAGCGCAGAGAACCTCCTCCGCCAGATAGAGGAGAGCAAGCACCGGGGCCTGGAGCGCCTCCTCTATGCCCTAGGGCTTCCCGGGGTGGGGGAGGTCTTGGCCCGCAACCTGGCCGCCCGCTTCGGCACCATGGACCGCCTCCTCGAGGCCACCCTGGAAGAGCTTTTGGAGGTGGAGGAGGTGGGGGAGCTCACCGCCCGGGGGATTTGGGAAACCCTCCAGGACCCCGCCTTCCGCCACCTGGTGCGCCGCCTGAAGGAGGCGGGGGTGGAGATGGAGGCCAAGGAACGGGGCGGGGAGGCCCTGAAAGGGCTTACCTTTGTCATCACCGGCGAGCTTTCCCGTCCCCGGGAAGAGGTGAAGGCCCTGTTGCGGCGCCTCGGGGCCAAGGTCACGGACTCGGTGAGCCGCAAGACCAGTTACGTGGTGGTGGGGGAAAACCCCGGGAGCAAGCTGGAAAAGGCCCGCGCCCTGGGGGTACCCACCCTTACCGAGGAAGAGCTTTTCCGGCTCATCGCTGAAACCACGGGCCAGGCCCCCGAGGCGCTTCTGGCTAAGCCTTAG
- a CDS encoding BMP family lipoprotein, with translation MKRVLALLGVLALGLSLAQVRVGIAFDAGGKFDRSFNQSAWEGAQKAAKDFGVRLFDFEPADPSQVGQGIRTFAEEGFDLVIGVGFANEPAITATAREFPRVRFAVIDAVPGEGKLANAVGLVFREHEGSFLVGYIAGKLSRTGVVGFIGGMDIPLIHKFEAGFRAGAEYAFKEDKIQGKVLVGYVGNTPAAWNDPAKAKEIAAAQVRQGADIIYAAAGGSGLGLIDYVKQTKCLKEGGNVRFVRKADPYAKVAKYADYTRACGTDGTKATPLFFIGVDANQNYLGDTDNNPATLNHGLTSMMKRVDVATYEVIKSVVQKSFKGGVREFGLSNNGVGYALDEYNKALIPAGVVSRLEVLKQQIIKGQLKVPETR, from the coding sequence ATGAAACGTGTACTGGCGCTTCTTGGGGTTCTGGCCCTGGGCCTAAGCCTGGCCCAGGTGCGGGTGGGCATCGCCTTTGACGCCGGCGGCAAGTTTGACCGCTCCTTCAACCAGTCCGCCTGGGAAGGGGCGCAGAAGGCGGCCAAGGACTTTGGGGTAAGGCTCTTTGACTTTGAGCCCGCCGACCCCTCCCAGGTGGGGCAGGGCATCCGCACCTTCGCCGAGGAGGGCTTTGACCTGGTGATCGGCGTGGGCTTCGCCAACGAGCCCGCCATCACCGCCACGGCCAGGGAGTTCCCCAGGGTGAGGTTCGCCGTGATTGACGCCGTGCCCGGGGAGGGGAAGCTGGCCAACGCCGTGGGGCTCGTGTTCCGCGAGCACGAGGGGAGCTTCCTGGTGGGCTACATCGCCGGCAAGCTGAGCCGCACCGGGGTGGTGGGCTTCATCGGCGGCATGGACATCCCCCTCATCCACAAGTTTGAGGCGGGCTTCCGCGCCGGGGCGGAGTACGCCTTCAAGGAGGACAAGATCCAGGGCAAGGTCCTGGTGGGCTACGTGGGGAACACCCCCGCCGCCTGGAACGACCCCGCCAAGGCCAAGGAGATCGCCGCCGCCCAGGTGCGCCAGGGCGCCGACATCATCTACGCCGCCGCCGGTGGGTCGGGGCTCGGGCTCATTGACTACGTGAAGCAGACCAAGTGCCTCAAGGAGGGCGGCAACGTCCGCTTCGTGCGCAAGGCGGACCCCTACGCCAAGGTGGCCAAGTACGCCGACTACACCCGGGCCTGTGGCACCGACGGCACCAAGGCCACGCCCCTCTTCTTCATCGGCGTGGACGCCAACCAGAACTACCTGGGCGACACGGACAACAACCCCGCCACCCTCAACCACGGCCTCACCTCCATGATGAAGCGGGTGGACGTGGCCACTTACGAGGTCATCAAGAGCGTGGTGCAGAAGAGCTTCAAGGGCGGGGTGCGGGAGTTCGGCTTGAGCAACAACGGGGTAGGTTACGCCCTGGACGAGTACAACAAGGCCCTGATTCCGGCGGGCGTGGTGAGCCGGTTGGAAGTGCTCAAGCAGCAGATCATCAAGGGCCAGCTCAAGGTGCCGGAAACCCGCTAA
- the mqnC gene encoding cyclic dehypoxanthinyl futalosine synthase, translating into MDVLEKAVAGERLSEREVLALFDLPLPELAAAAHEVRLKKTDPEVVTFLIDRNINYTNVCTVACAFCAFYRTKRQKDAYTLSYEEIARKVEELYQVGGRRILMQGGVNPDLPLEWYLDLLRYLKERFPDLRIDAFSPEEILGLERLTGLRAEAILEKLKAAGLDGMPGAGAEILVDEVRHKAAPARIKTADWYRIVDAAQALGLYTLASMVIGFGEGTKERTAHLLGLRAQQDRAQERYKNGFAAFALWTLQVEHTRLKGKAPGATAHEYLKTLSIARLALDNFAHFQASWPTLGFKVAQAALYYGADDFGSTMLEENVVSAAGGHGRTHATVRQIVRHIVDAGFRPAERDPLYRILRYPDPEAILREPEPLELPLA; encoded by the coding sequence ATGGACGTCCTGGAGAAGGCCGTGGCCGGGGAGAGGCTTTCGGAAAGGGAGGTCCTCGCCCTCTTTGACCTCCCCCTTCCCGAACTGGCCGCCGCCGCCCACGAGGTGCGGCTCAAGAAGACCGACCCCGAGGTGGTCACCTTCCTCATAGACCGCAACATCAACTACACCAACGTCTGCACCGTGGCCTGCGCCTTCTGCGCCTTCTACCGCACCAAACGCCAGAAGGACGCCTACACCCTAAGCTACGAGGAGATCGCCAGGAAGGTGGAGGAACTCTACCAGGTGGGGGGAAGGCGCATCCTCATGCAGGGCGGGGTGAACCCCGACCTCCCCCTGGAGTGGTACCTGGACCTCCTCCGCTACCTCAAGGAACGGTTCCCCGACCTCCGGATTGACGCCTTTAGCCCCGAGGAGATCCTGGGCCTGGAGCGCCTCACGGGCCTTAGGGCCGAGGCCATCCTGGAAAAGCTCAAAGCGGCGGGGCTGGACGGGATGCCGGGGGCGGGGGCGGAGATCCTGGTGGACGAGGTGCGGCACAAAGCGGCCCCCGCCCGCATCAAGACAGCGGACTGGTACCGCATCGTGGATGCCGCCCAGGCCCTGGGCCTCTACACCCTGGCCAGCATGGTGATCGGGTTTGGGGAAGGCACCAAGGAGCGCACCGCCCACCTCCTCGGCCTCCGCGCCCAGCAGGATCGGGCCCAGGAGCGCTACAAAAACGGCTTTGCCGCCTTCGCCCTTTGGACGTTACAGGTGGAACACACCCGCCTCAAGGGCAAGGCGCCCGGGGCCACGGCCCACGAGTACCTGAAGACCTTGAGCATCGCCCGGCTCGCCCTGGACAACTTCGCCCACTTCCAAGCCTCCTGGCCCACCCTGGGCTTCAAGGTGGCCCAGGCCGCCCTCTACTACGGGGCAGACGACTTCGGGAGCACCATGCTGGAGGAGAACGTGGTCTCGGCCGCTGGGGGGCACGGCCGCACCCACGCCACGGTGCGCCAGATCGTGCGCCACATCGTGGATGCGGGCTTTAGGCCGGCGGAGCGGGACCCCCTTTACCGCATCCTCCGCTACCCCGACCCCGAGGCCATCCTGAGGGAGCCCGAGCCCCTGGAGCTACCCCTGGCCTAG
- the trpB gene encoding tryptophan synthase subunit beta, which produces MLRLPDFPLPDPRGRFGPYGGRYVPETLIPALEEVEAAYLQAKKDPAFLEELEHYLKTFAGRPTPLFHAKRLSAYWGGAQVYLKREDLLHTGAHKINNTLGQALLARRMGKRRVIAETGAGQHGVSVATVAALFGMECVVYMGEEDVRRQALNVFRMKLLGAEVRPVAAGSRTLKDATNEAIRDWITHVRTTFYILGSVVGPHPYPMMVRDFQSVIGEEVKRQSLEAFGRYPDALIAAVGGGSNAIGLFAPFAYLPEGERPRLIGVEAAGEGLASGRHAASIGAGKRGVLHGSYMYLLYDHDGQITPAHSVSAGLDYPGVGPEHSYYADMGIAEYASVTDEEALEGFKLLARLEGIIPALESAHAIAHAAKVVPEMGKDQVVVINLSGRGDKDVTEAMRLLGGEL; this is translated from the coding sequence ATGCTACGCTTGCCGGATTTTCCCCTGCCTGACCCCCGGGGGCGGTTTGGCCCCTATGGGGGGCGGTACGTTCCCGAAACCCTCATCCCCGCCCTGGAAGAGGTGGAGGCCGCCTACCTCCAGGCCAAAAAGGACCCCGCTTTCCTGGAAGAACTGGAGCACTACCTAAAGACCTTCGCCGGCCGGCCCACGCCCCTTTTCCACGCCAAGCGGCTTTCGGCGTACTGGGGCGGGGCCCAGGTTTACCTGAAGCGGGAGGACCTTCTGCACACGGGGGCCCACAAGATCAACAACACCCTGGGCCAGGCCCTCCTCGCCCGGCGCATGGGGAAAAGGCGGGTCATCGCCGAAACGGGGGCGGGGCAGCACGGGGTTTCCGTGGCCACGGTGGCCGCCCTTTTTGGCATGGAGTGCGTGGTCTACATGGGGGAGGAGGACGTGCGGCGCCAGGCCCTAAACGTCTTCCGCATGAAGCTCCTCGGGGCCGAGGTGCGCCCAGTGGCGGCGGGAAGCCGCACGCTCAAGGACGCCACCAACGAGGCCATCCGGGACTGGATCACCCACGTGCGCACCACCTTTTACATCCTGGGTTCCGTGGTGGGCCCCCACCCTTACCCCATGATGGTGCGGGACTTCCAGAGCGTCATCGGAGAGGAGGTGAAGCGGCAAAGCCTGGAGGCCTTCGGCCGCTACCCCGATGCCCTCATTGCCGCCGTGGGGGGCGGGTCCAACGCCATCGGGCTTTTCGCCCCCTTCGCCTACCTGCCCGAGGGGGAAAGGCCCCGCCTTATCGGGGTGGAGGCCGCGGGGGAGGGCCTTGCCAGCGGGCGGCACGCCGCCAGCATCGGGGCAGGGAAGCGGGGGGTCTTGCACGGGAGCTACATGTACCTCCTCTACGACCACGACGGGCAGATCACCCCGGCCCACTCCGTTTCCGCCGGCCTGGACTACCCGGGGGTGGGGCCGGAGCATAGCTACTACGCCGATATGGGCATCGCCGAGTACGCCAGCGTCACCGACGAGGAGGCCTTGGAGGGCTTTAAGCTCTTGGCCCGCCTCGAGGGCATCATCCCCGCCCTGGAGTCCGCCCACGCCATCGCCCACGCCGCCAAGGTGGTGCCGGAGATGGGGAAGGACCAGGTGGTGGTCATCAACCTCTCGGGCCGGGGGGACAAGGACGTGACCGAGGCCATGCGCCTCCTGGGAGGGGAGCTATGA
- a CDS encoding ABC transporter ATP-binding protein: protein MWAIEVENLSKVFRKTTFGRRQEEWALKGVSFRVAEGETYALLGPNGSGKSTLIRILSTLLVPDAGRVRILGYPLPEGERRVRERIGRVSVDAAFYKKLSPRENLLFAAQLYGISPKEAERRAMAILERLGLETRRFDDPLEEMSRGMQQKVAIARALLIRPPLLLLDEPTTGLDPRSRRDVQGFLEELRREEGTTLLLTTHDMAEAERLAHRVGFLVRGRLVAEGTVEELKAMAGAGNLEEAFLRMTGEGLEEGTDAS from the coding sequence GTGTGGGCCATTGAAGTAGAAAACCTTTCCAAGGTATTCCGCAAGACCACCTTCGGCCGTAGGCAGGAGGAGTGGGCCCTGAAAGGGGTTTCCTTCCGGGTGGCGGAAGGGGAGACCTACGCCCTCTTGGGGCCCAACGGTTCCGGCAAGTCCACCTTGATCCGCATCCTTTCCACCTTGCTCGTGCCCGATGCCGGTCGGGTGCGCATCCTGGGCTATCCCTTGCCCGAGGGGGAACGGCGGGTGCGGGAAAGGATTGGCCGGGTGAGCGTGGACGCCGCCTTTTACAAGAAACTCTCCCCCCGGGAAAACCTCCTCTTCGCCGCCCAGCTTTACGGCATCTCCCCCAAGGAGGCGGAGCGGCGGGCCATGGCCATCTTGGAGCGGCTTGGCTTGGAAACCCGGCGCTTTGACGACCCCCTAGAGGAGATGAGCCGGGGTATGCAACAGAAGGTGGCCATCGCCCGCGCCCTCCTCATCCGCCCGCCCCTCCTCCTCCTGGACGAGCCCACCACGGGCCTAGACCCGCGAAGCCGCCGGGACGTGCAGGGTTTCCTGGAGGAACTCAGGCGGGAGGAGGGCACCACCCTCCTCCTCACCACCCACGACATGGCCGAGGCGGAGCGCCTGGCCCACCGGGTGGGCTTCCTGGTGCGGGGAAGGCTGGTGGCGGAGGGGACGGTGGAGGAGCTTAAGGCCATGGCCGGGGCTGGGAACCTGGAGGAAGCCTTCTTGCGAATGACGGGGGAAGGCCTCGAGGAGGGAACCGATGCTTCGTAG
- the trpA gene encoding tryptophan synthase subunit alpha, which translates to MTTQEAFAKARGEGRAALIPYLTAGFPSREGFLEAVKEVLPLADLLEIGLPYSDPLGDGPVIQRASEVALRKGMSVQGVLELVKEVRALTDKPLFLMTYLNPILAWGPERFFSLFQQAGATGLILPDLPPDEDPALVRLAQEIGLETVFLLAPTSTERRIETVVRYATGFVYAVSVTGVTGERERLPEEVRDLVGRIKAKTSLPVAVGFGVSSRATAAQAAVADGVVVGSALIRALERGEPLSSLLAEIREGLYPKEPV; encoded by the coding sequence ATGACCACGCAGGAGGCCTTCGCCAAGGCCAGGGGGGAGGGGCGGGCTGCCCTCATCCCCTACCTCACCGCCGGCTTTCCCAGCCGGGAGGGCTTTTTGGAGGCGGTGAAGGAGGTCCTCCCCCTGGCCGACCTCTTGGAGATCGGCCTGCCCTACTCTGACCCCCTCGGGGACGGCCCCGTGATCCAGCGGGCCAGCGAGGTGGCCCTGAGGAAGGGGATGAGCGTCCAGGGGGTCTTGGAGCTGGTGAAGGAGGTGCGGGCCCTCACGGATAAGCCCCTCTTCCTCATGACCTACCTGAACCCTATCCTGGCCTGGGGGCCGGAACGCTTCTTTAGCCTCTTTCAGCAGGCGGGGGCCACGGGGCTCATCCTGCCCGACCTCCCCCCCGACGAGGACCCCGCCCTGGTGCGCCTCGCCCAGGAAATCGGTCTGGAAACGGTCTTCCTCCTCGCCCCCACCTCCACGGAAAGGAGGATAGAAACCGTGGTCCGCTACGCCACGGGCTTCGTCTACGCCGTTTCCGTCACCGGGGTCACGGGGGAGCGGGAGCGCCTGCCCGAGGAGGTGCGGGACCTGGTGGGCCGCATCAAGGCCAAGACCTCTTTGCCCGTGGCCGTGGGCTTTGGCGTGTCCAGCCGGGCCACCGCCGCCCAGGCGGCGGTGGCGGACGGGGTGGTGGTGGGGAGCGCCCTCATCCGGGCCTTGGAAAGGGGGGAGCCCCTAAGCTCCCTCCTGGCCGAGATTCGGGAGGGGCTCTACCCGAAAGAGCCGGTCTGA
- a CDS encoding ABC transporter permease, which yields MLRRYLLPMWAFVFRDFHLTRRYFSWVVVFTFYTIVNAATIALIGVAQGDFRLTLTLILGALLWSYLSAMYQEIANSIAYERWEGTLEYTFMAPVSRLVHLLGVSLFATFYSVVRTGVILLGLALFVDLDLAGANLWGVLVVLLVGSLAFMGLGLMAAILPVMSPENGAQATNILQGVLLLVSGIYYPVSVLPTWLQPLAYISPATYALEASRKLLGIQHPDSAPGHLVGAPLGAVLPELVVLLLMGVAFIPLGLWVFGLAERWAKRTGKLKRTG from the coding sequence ATGCTTCGTAGGTATCTCTTGCCCATGTGGGCTTTTGTCTTCCGCGACTTCCACCTGACGCGGCGCTACTTCTCCTGGGTGGTGGTCTTCACCTTTTACACCATCGTCAACGCCGCCACCATCGCCCTCATCGGGGTGGCCCAGGGGGATTTCCGCCTCACCCTCACTTTGATCTTAGGAGCGCTCCTTTGGAGCTACCTTTCCGCCATGTACCAGGAGATCGCCAACTCCATCGCCTACGAGCGTTGGGAGGGCACCCTGGAGTACACCTTCATGGCCCCGGTGTCCCGCCTGGTCCACCTTTTGGGGGTGAGCCTCTTCGCCACCTTCTACAGCGTGGTGCGCACCGGGGTGATCCTGTTGGGTCTGGCACTTTTCGTGGATCTGGACCTTGCCGGGGCCAACCTTTGGGGGGTGTTGGTGGTGCTTTTGGTGGGGAGCCTGGCCTTCATGGGCCTAGGGCTCATGGCCGCCATCCTGCCGGTGATGAGCCCAGAAAACGGGGCCCAGGCCACCAACATCCTCCAGGGGGTCTTGCTCTTGGTGTCCGGCATCTACTACCCGGTTTCCGTCTTGCCCACCTGGCTCCAGCCCTTGGCCTACATCTCCCCCGCCACCTACGCCCTCGAGGCCAGCCGCAAGCTCCTGGGCATCCAGCACCCGGACTCCGCCCCCGGCCACCTGGTAGGGGCCCCCTTGGGGGCGGTGCTCCCGGAGCTCGTGGTCCTCCTCCTCATGGGGGTTGCCTTCATCCCCTTGGGCCTTTGGGTGTTCGGTCTGGCGGAGCGCTGGGCCAAGCGCACCGGAAAGCTCAAGCGCACGGGCTAG